The Pseudodesulfovibrio cashew genomic sequence ACATCGTCTCCTGGGGGCCGAACAAGGTCGTGCTCCGAAATTACGAGGGCGTGATCACCACCTATAACGAGCCGGAATCGTACGAGCCGAACTACTGCGACAGGGAGTGTGCAAACTGCAACCTCCAGCTCAAGGAGGAGGACGCCGAGGAAAAGGCCATCGGCATCGAAAAGCTCCTCTCGGACTGGGATGACACCACCAGCCTCACGCCCGAGAACAACGAGCGCCTGGACAGGAGGGACGATGCAGCCTGATGAAATCATCCATTTGGGCAACTCGGTCATCCAGCATGGGCCGGCCAATGATCGCATCTACCTGATGAAGCTCGACCCCGCCGATTTACCCGGCATCGCGCGCGAAATATACGAACTCGGCAGACAGAACGGCTACACCAAGCTCTTTGCCAAGGTGCCGGCCACGGCCGCGCCTCACTTCTCCGAACTGGGGTTCGTGGACGAGGCGCGTGTACCCAATATGTGCCGGGGGGATTGCTCCGCCTATTTCATGAGCAAATATCTGGATCAGAGCCGGGCCGTGCCCAGAAACATCGAACGCATCTCGGCGGTCCTGGACCAGGCGGACAAGAAATCGGACGCGAGCTTTGAGCAGGATGGTCCGGACGAGATCGTCCGGCTGCGTCTCGGGGACGCCGAAGCGTTGGCGACCCTCTACAGCGAAGTCTTCAGGAGCTACCCCTTCCCGGTCCACGATCCGGCCTTCCTCCGAAAATGCATGCTGGCCGACACGGCCTTTTTCGGCA encodes the following:
- the ablB gene encoding putative beta-lysine N-acetyltransferase; amino-acid sequence: MQPDEIIHLGNSVIQHGPANDRIYLMKLDPADLPGIAREIYELGRQNGYTKLFAKVPATAAPHFSELGFVDEARVPNMCRGDCSAYFMSKYLDQSRAVPRNIERISAVLDQADKKSDASFEQDGPDEIVRLRLGDAEALATLYSEVFRSYPFPVHDPAFLRKCMLADTAFFGIFAKDRLMAAASMEMDMDWRCAEMTDFATRPDYRGRGAAGRLLATMEEAMRDIGINVAYTIARAESYGMNIVFARAGYAFGGTLHNNTQIAGKLESMNVWHKQIVSRQGTDLPS